The Pan troglodytes isolate AG18354 chromosome 7, NHGRI_mPanTro3-v2.0_pri, whole genome shotgun sequence genome has a window encoding:
- the LOC134810792 gene encoding exonuclease GOR-like: MPGLSRAALYSRLQEFLLSQDQLKENGYPFPHPERPGGAVLFTGQGKGPGDSSCRVCCRCGTEYLVSSSGRCVRDQLCYYHWGRVRWSQVAGGRVSQYTCCAAAPGSVGCQVAKQHVRDGRKDSLDGFVETFKKELSRDAYPGIYALDCEMCYTTHGLELTRVTVVDADMRVVYDTFVKPDNEIVDYNTRFSGVTEADVAKTSITLPQVQAILLSFFSAQTILIGHSLESDLLALKLIHSTVLDTAVLFPHYLGFPYKRSLRNLAADYLGQIIQDSQDGHNSSEDANACLQLVMWKVRQRAQIQPRHRSASPAALACPWPQAPSTTAISPQSSPCPPRRKAKETGAVDGRRGQKAKSNPNRPLPVPRNPCRGPSGLSPSLCPSQTSVLPLIASRSTEPPLPVPRVPAAPPRACPHPSAHPRPLSLHH; the protein is encoded by the coding sequence atgccgggcctcagcagggccgccctgtacagccgcctccaggagttcctgctcagccaggaccagctcaaggagaacggctaccccttcccgcaccccgagcggcccggaggcgccgtcctcttcactggccaggggaaggggcccggcgactcctcctgcagggtctgctgccgttgtggcaccgagtacctggtgtcctcctcgggccgctgtgtacgcgaccagttgtgttattatcactgggggcgggtccgctggagccaggtggctggaggccgggttagccagtacacctgctgtgcagctgctcctggctctgtgggctgccaggtggcaaagcagcacgtgcgggacggccgcaaggacagcctcgatggcttcgtggagaccttcaagaaagagttgtccagagacgcttatccaggaatctacgccttggactgtgagatgtgctacaccacgcatggcctagagctgacccgcgtcaccgtggtggacgccgacatgcgagtggtgtacgacaccttcgtcaagcccgacaacgagatcgtggactacaacaccaggttttccggagtcaccgaggccgacgtcgccaagacgagcatcaccttgccccaagtgcaagccatcctgctgagctttttcagcgcccaaaccatcctcatcgggcacagcctggagagcgatctgctggccctgaagctcatccacagcaccgtgctggacacggccgtgctcttcccgcactacctgggtttcccctacaagcgttccctcaggaatctcgcggccgactacctggggcagatcatccaggacagccaggacggccacaactccagcgaggacgcaaacgcctgcctgcagctggtgatgtggaaggtccgacagcgcgcccagatccagccacgccaccggtccgcctctcccgccgccctggcctgtccttggccccaggccccttccacaaccgccatcagtccccagagctcaccctgtccacctcgccgcaaggccaaagaaaccggagcagtcgacggcaggagagggcaaaaagccaagagtaaccccaaccggccactcccagtcccccggaatccctgccgcggaccctcgggcctgtccccatccctctgcccttcccagacctctgtccttccactaatcgcctcccgcagcaccgagccgccactcccagtcccccgagtccctgccgcgccccct